The window GGCCGAATATGTATTCAGTCGCACCGGGCGCAAGGTGGTTAATCATGTACATGCCGAATTTGAGTTTAAAGATGGCAAGATCATTAAACATACAGATACCTTTAACGCCTGGAAATGGGCCGGGCAGGCGCTGGGGATGAGCGGCTACCTGCTGGGCTGGTCGGCTTTTATGAAGAACAAGATACGCCAGCAAACTAAAGGCTTACTGGCTAAATATAACGCTAAGCATGACGGTTAGTATTTTAGGCTGCGGCTGGTTCGGGCGCGCATTAGCCACAGCTTTAATAGCAAAAGGTATCACAGTAAAGGGATCAACTACCAATAACGAAAAATTGCAGGAACTGGCCGCGCTGGGTCTTCAGCCATACCTCGTTAATTTCCCCGGCGAACAGGGTAACGACCCTGCTTTTTTTGATTGTGATAGGATGGTGGTAAGCATCCCGCCAAAATTCAGAAAGGGCGAGGCGGAAGCATTTATTCCCAAGATAGAAAGCATTATTAACGCCATCAGCAGGTATGGTATAAAGCGGGTGATCTATACCAGTTCTACAGGTGTTTATGGCGATAACCAAGGTATAGTAAATGAACTGGACGAACCTAAGCCTGAAGATGAATCCGGCCGGTTGCTTTTACAAGCAGAGCAGGCTTTTCAAAACCAGGCGGGGTTTAAAACGACTGTTATCCGTTTCGCCGGTTTAGTAGGGCCGGGGCGGCATCCGGGGCGCTTTTTTGCCGGCAAAAAAGAAGTGCCTAATGGTTCATCGCCGGTTAATATGGTGCATTTAGACGACGCGGTTGGCATAGCGGTGGTGGTAATTGAAAAGGCAGCCTGGGGACAGGTATTCAATGCCTGTGTGCCAAGTCACCCTACACGGGCGCAGTTTTATACCCGGTTTAGCCGGGAACTAAATTTGCCTTTGCCCGAATTTGAAAACGGAGCAGCAAATTTGAAGACTATTGAAAGTGTGAATGTCCCAACCATATTAGGCTACCGGTATAAATATGATAATTGGTTAAATGTGGTACTTGGCTAAACAATTACTTTTTTAACTTCGTGACGTGGCCGTTGTAAAGAAAACTGTAGTAAAAAAAGCACCCGTAAAAAGAAACACTGCCCCCCGGCGAAAGAAAAGCGGTACCAAATTGCCATGGGGACTCATCGTGGGGTTTCTGCTGATCATACTTTCGCCACTATACTATGGTTACGTGCTCAAAACTTTTAGTGCTACCTGGCGGTGGATAATGGATATAGGCGAGAACCCGCATTATCGTACTTATAAAAGTTTCCAAATACGTATACCGTCAAGATACCACATTCACGGTATTGATGTTTCCTATGCCCAGGGCAAAATAGACTGGCAAAAAGTAAGGGCTATGCAAGAGGATAGTGTGCGCATCAATTTCGCGTTTGTAAAGGCTACCGAAGGCTTACTAAAAGTTGATCCCTATTTTAAGCGTAACTGGCGCGAAGCGCCTAAGGTTGGTATTACCTGTGGGGCTTATCATTTTTTCCGTCCGGAAAAAAATGGATTATGGCAAGCCCGTTTTTTCCTGCAAAATGTAAATATTGAAAAAGGGGATCTGCCGCCTGTAGCCGATATTGAAGTACTTGACAGAACATCGCCACAGGCTATGCGTAAAGAACTAAAGGCCTTTTTAACTTATGTAGAGAATAAAACAAGGGTGCGTCCTATCATCTACACTAATATTAGTTTTTATGCCGATTATCTGGCAGGGCATTTTGATGAATATACATTATGGATAGCCAATTTCCACCAGCCTGAATTAGCTATGGACGAAAAGACCAAATGGCAATTTTGGCAACATTCGGATATTGCCCGGGTTAACGGCATTAATCATACAGTTGATTTTAATGCCTTCAGGGGCGATAGTTTAGCCTTTACTAAATTACTGGTGAGATGATCCCTAAGTCTTCTGCTTTTTCTTTTTAGCCGCCGGGAAAAGCACATTATTTAATATCAACCTATAACCCGGTGAATTTGGATGTAGCGATAAATCCGTTGGTGGTTCGTTAGGACTGTGCTGATAGTCTTCGGGATCATGGCCACCATAGAAGGTCCATTGTCCTTTACCATATTCGCCATGTATATAGCGTGCCTCATTGGCGCTTTTCATTTCGCCCATAATGGTTACGCCGGGCTTTAGTTTGGTTTTATCGAAGGCGGTGGCCAAACCTTTAAAACCCTTAATTACCCGGTCATGGTCCTGCGTCAACATGCTCGGCACCACATCCCATTTGGCCGAAAAATCGAACAAGGTAAAAAAGTCGCGCGTGCGTTCTACATGCCGGGTATCCGAAACATCAATATCGCTAAACCTGCGCGAACGGGCGGTTGTATTTACAATGAAATTTTGAAAGGCCAGCGTTTGACTAAAATCGAGCCTGGCCTGCGCTTGTGGATCGGGCGGGTCGCCATCGTATTGGGTATCTACAATATCGGTATTGGCGGCTGCCAGTGCTATATCAAAGCTATCGGCACCCGAACACATCGCAAACAGGAACCCGCCATTGGTGCAAAAATCGCGGATATGCTGCGCTACGGCCAGCTTCATTTTGGATACTTTTTTAAAGCCCAGCTTTTTGGCCATAGCTTCCTGGGCTGGTTTGCTCTCCTCGTTCTCTATATTGCTAATATTGCTGCCTCCGCCGCCGCGGCCACCAAAGTCGGGACGGCCGCCAATAAAGTCTGCCCCGCCATTAAAGCCACCCATGCCGCCGCCGTAACCGCCGCCAAAGCCGCGGAAGTTACCCATTTTACTATATTGCCCCGTAAAATCCTCGTGGTGTAGGTGCAGCCAATCGTATTTAGCCAGGTCACCTTTTAGTACCTGTTCATCGTAAACTAAGTCGTAAGGTATCTCGGCATATTTTAAAACAAGGGCAACGGCGTCTTCCATGGTGCCTTTGTTTTTAGGGGAATATAAAGCTACCCTGGGGGCCTTTTCCAGCTTTACCACATCCATATTTACGGATGGGTCATTTATTTGCGCCAGGATGTTGCTTACCTCGCTATCGGCAATCACTTCATAGCTCACACCGCGTACTTTGCACTCGTTCTCGGTTTTCTTATCGTATTTGGTCATAAAACTGCCGCCACGATAGTTCAGGAGCCAGTCTACCGTATCCCCGTTCTTTAATACCCAGAAAGCAATACCGTATGATTTGAGGTGGTCTTTCTGCTGGTCATCCATAGGTATTAATATGGATGCGGCCTTTACTATAAAAGGTAAGAGGAAAAAGGAGATAACCAATAAGTGTTTTACTACCAGCCTCATTTATCCCAAATATACCAAACTATATACTTAGGTTTTAATGATTTAAGTGTGATTTGATTGTGACAATCAATCCGCTTCTACGCTTTGCATATACATTTCATCTATCGCATCAGCGTATTTTTTTTCTATCACTTTACGCTTCGGTTTCATGGTAGGGGTTATCTCGCCCCCATCCATACTGAAGGGCGCGCGTTTGATCTTAAAGCTTTTAATACGTTCAAACTTAGCCAGTTCATTGCCAAACTTGCGGATATCCGCTGCAACCCAATCGGTCATAGCTTTATCGTCAATAAATACCTCAGGTTGTTCAAAAAACGCATTATCCAACCCAAATGCTTCCTGGAAGGCTTCCCTTGCGGGGATAATAATGGCGGTTATATATTCACGTTTATCGCCAATTAAAAATACGCCCTCAATTTTGGGGCTTTTTAAATAGGTGTTTTCAACCGGGGTGGGGTAAATGTTTTTACCATAAGCGTTCACCAGCATGTTCTTCAACCGATCGGTAATTTGCAGGTTGCCTTTATAAAAACGACCAATATCGCCGGTGTGGAACCAGCCTTCAGGGTTTATCGCAGCTTTTGTTTCCTCGGGTTTGTTAAAATATCCTTTCATTACACAATGCCCGCGCACAATAATTTCTCCTTCTTCCGATTGATAATCCTCCTTAAAAGTATGGTGTGTTTGTATCGTATATATCTCTTTGGTATCTACATTTTGAATGCCTACTTCAATACCCGGAATAATGCGGCCAACGGTACCATATACTTGCCGGTGATATTCGGTAACGGCCATAACCGGCGATGTTTCAGTCAGGCCGAAACCTTCCAGTACCTTAATCCCCAGATCGCCGAAAAACTCGCCGATATTTTTAGGCAGCGCACCGCCACCCGATATCATAAACTTTAAACGACCGCCGGTCTTTTCCTTTATTTTGCTGAATACCAGTTTTTCGGCCAGTTTAAATTGCTGTTCCAGTATCAATCCCGGCTTTTTACCCGCTTCCAATTGCTCGCGGTGCTGGCGGCCGACTTTAAGCGCCCACAAAAATATTTTAGCTTTGATGCCGCCGGCATCTGTACCATTCTTCATGGCTTTGTCGTGTATCCGTTCCAGCAACCGGGGCACGCAGTTCATTACAGTCGGCCTAACTTCGCCCATGTTGCGGGCAAGCAGGTCAAGGCTTTGGGCAAAGGCTATCTGGCAACCCATGGCCAGGCAAATATGATAAGTAGCTGTACGTTCAAACACATGCGATAATGGCAGGAACGACAGGAACAAATCTGTATATTCAATCACCGGTATCTGTTCTAAACTTACGTTCACATTCTCGGTGAGGTTATGATGGGTAAGCATTACTCCTTTGGGGGTGCCGGTTGTGCCCGAAGTATATATCAAACACGAAAGATCTGACGGCATAATAGCTTCACGCGCAATATTTATTGCATCGCGGAACCGATCTACCATTCCTTTGCCTTCAGCTATCAGTTGTTGCAAACCTATTACGCCTGCGTTTAGTTCAATTTTTTCGGTGTATTTTTCAAAGTCTTCAAAAGCGGGTATAATGCGGATCAGCTCCATACAATTATTTGCCACCTTCAGCACCTTGCGTAACAGGAAAGGATTGCCCACCAACAAGGTTTTAACGCCCGAATCGTTCAGAATATATTCAATTTCAGCTTCAGAAAGGGTAGGGTAGATAGACGTATTTACAGCGCCAATTTGCTGCAATGCCTGGTCGTAGTATACATAATCGGGACCGTTCTCTATGATCAGCCCAAGGCGGTCGCCTTTGCAAATGCCTATATCCAGCAACCAGGCCGATATAGCATCAATTTTTGTAAGTGCTTCGCCGTAGCTAATTTCTTTCCATACTTCGCCAACCTTGTGTTTTAAAAAAGTATGGCTTTCGGGATGGATGTACTTAACGGTATTGCGTATAAACTGGGGCACGGTGGCCGACGCTACAGGAGGTTTCATTCAATAAATTTTGGATGATAATTAGTTAAAGCAAACTTAAATTATTTTGGATGAAAATAAAATATCACTTTTAACGGTCTCTGAGAGCAACAAAAAGCCCCCTGAAACATTCAGGGGGCTTTATATTAGTAACGGCGGTGATGCCTGTATACCGGGCGGCGATGCCAACTGCGGTGCACTACTACAGTGCGGTGATAGACCGGCCTGCGTACAACAACGGTGCGATGATGAACCTGCCTTGTGCCAACTGTAGCATGTACACGTACCTGGGCTTTTGCGGCGCTAAAAGTAAACACGGTTACCAGCGCAATAATTACAATTTTTAGAATTTTCATTTTATTTGTTTTATAGATTAGATGATGAATTTTAGTACCGGTTGTGTTCGCGGTCATAATAATTGCCGCTGTTGCGATAATCATGATCACGATGGTCCCGATGATCGCCATCGCGGTCCCGGTCATGGATATTGCGGCTGTTATGCGCCCGGTATTGATCCCTATATTGCACTGAACAGCTTGATATAGCTATAGATGACACAGCCAGCAACGCTATAAATTTTATGAGGTGCTTTTTCATGCTTTTATCTTTAGTTTCTTATTATAAGTTAAACTAATATAATGCGAAAGGGTTTAGCTTGAAGGGTCAGTGTCGGGCATATTGTTACAAAATGAATTAGGGTAAAAAGATCAACTAATTTTTTAGTAGATTTGTGTATGGAGCAATTAAATACTGTAAAATTAGCTTTCAGGTGCCCTAAAGCGTTTAATGAATTAGTGCCCTGTAAGGATGGCTGGTATTGCAATGGCTGCCATAAATTGGTGCATGATATGCGAGGGAAAAATGAAGAAGAGATATTAGCCATCTTTACCAAAAACGGGAAAAACCTTTGCGGATTATTTGAGGCCGATCGTATATCTGTTAAAACCCAAACTTTACCTAAATGGCAAAAATGGTTAGCTATAGGGGCGCTCACCATTGGTTTTACAGGATTGTATCAAACGATAATGGCGCAGCAATTATCCAAAGAAAATCCATTAACATTAGAAGGGAGTAAAAAGACTAATTCCCTTAACAATAATGAAGTTTTTGGAGGGATAGAAGAACAGGCTTCATTTCCGGGCGGGCCGGGAAAATTTTTGAAATATATCGCCACACATCTTGCACCCGATGAATCCTGTGCCCCGGGCTTAAGGGGTTTTTATACTTTCGTCATCGAAAAAGATGGGC of the Mucilaginibacter boryungensis genome contains:
- a CDS encoding AMP-dependent synthetase/ligase, producing the protein MKPPVASATVPQFIRNTVKYIHPESHTFLKHKVGEVWKEISYGEALTKIDAISAWLLDIGICKGDRLGLIIENGPDYVYYDQALQQIGAVNTSIYPTLSEAEIEYILNDSGVKTLLVGNPFLLRKVLKVANNCMELIRIIPAFEDFEKYTEKIELNAGVIGLQQLIAEGKGMVDRFRDAINIAREAIMPSDLSCLIYTSGTTGTPKGVMLTHHNLTENVNVSLEQIPVIEYTDLFLSFLPLSHVFERTATYHICLAMGCQIAFAQSLDLLARNMGEVRPTVMNCVPRLLERIHDKAMKNGTDAGGIKAKIFLWALKVGRQHREQLEAGKKPGLILEQQFKLAEKLVFSKIKEKTGGRLKFMISGGGALPKNIGEFFGDLGIKVLEGFGLTETSPVMAVTEYHRQVYGTVGRIIPGIEVGIQNVDTKEIYTIQTHHTFKEDYQSEEGEIIVRGHCVMKGYFNKPEETKAAINPEGWFHTGDIGRFYKGNLQITDRLKNMLVNAYGKNIYPTPVENTYLKSPKIEGVFLIGDKREYITAIIIPAREAFQEAFGLDNAFFEQPEVFIDDKAMTDWVAADIRKFGNELAKFERIKSFKIKRAPFSMDGGEITPTMKPKRKVIEKKYADAIDEMYMQSVEAD
- a CDS encoding glycoside hydrolase family 25 protein, translated to MAVVKKTVVKKAPVKRNTAPRRKKSGTKLPWGLIVGFLLIILSPLYYGYVLKTFSATWRWIMDIGENPHYRTYKSFQIRIPSRYHIHGIDVSYAQGKIDWQKVRAMQEDSVRINFAFVKATEGLLKVDPYFKRNWREAPKVGITCGAYHFFRPEKNGLWQARFFLQNVNIEKGDLPPVADIEVLDRTSPQAMRKELKAFLTYVENKTRVRPIIYTNISFYADYLAGHFDEYTLWIANFHQPELAMDEKTKWQFWQHSDIARVNGINHTVDFNAFRGDSLAFTKLLVR
- a CDS encoding SDR family oxidoreductase, whose product is MTVSILGCGWFGRALATALIAKGITVKGSTTNNEKLQELAALGLQPYLVNFPGEQGNDPAFFDCDRMVVSIPPKFRKGEAEAFIPKIESIINAISRYGIKRVIYTSSTGVYGDNQGIVNELDEPKPEDESGRLLLQAEQAFQNQAGFKTTVIRFAGLVGPGRHPGRFFAGKKEVPNGSSPVNMVHLDDAVGIAVVVIEKAAWGQVFNACVPSHPTRAQFYTRFSRELNLPLPEFENGAANLKTIESVNVPTILGYRYKYDNWLNVVLG
- a CDS encoding energy transducer TonB, with amino-acid sequence MEQLNTVKLAFRCPKAFNELVPCKDGWYCNGCHKLVHDMRGKNEEEILAIFTKNGKNLCGLFEADRISVKTQTLPKWQKWLAIGALTIGFTGLYQTIMAQQLSKENPLTLEGSKKTNSLNNNEVFGGIEEQASFPGGPGKFLKYIATHLAPDESCAPGLRGFYTFVIEKDGRITDVKVLRSPFSAEMNKRVVKMLESSPHWNPGLQNGKPVRSQFTMPVTPVAK
- a CDS encoding asparagine synthetase B, with amino-acid sequence MDDQQKDHLKSYGIAFWVLKNGDTVDWLLNYRGGSFMTKYDKKTENECKVRGVSYEVIADSEVSNILAQINDPSVNMDVVKLEKAPRVALYSPKNKGTMEDAVALVLKYAEIPYDLVYDEQVLKGDLAKYDWLHLHHEDFTGQYSKMGNFRGFGGGYGGGMGGFNGGADFIGGRPDFGGRGGGGSNISNIENEESKPAQEAMAKKLGFKKVSKMKLAVAQHIRDFCTNGGFLFAMCSGADSFDIALAAANTDIVDTQYDGDPPDPQAQARLDFSQTLAFQNFIVNTTARSRRFSDIDVSDTRHVERTRDFFTLFDFSAKWDVVPSMLTQDHDRVIKGFKGLATAFDKTKLKPGVTIMGEMKSANEARYIHGEYGKGQWTFYGGHDPEDYQHSPNEPPTDLSLHPNSPGYRLILNNVLFPAAKKKKQKT
- a CDS encoding nuclear transport factor 2 family protein; protein product: MDNKQLIEKFYSAFAAGDAEGMVACYADDIEFEDPAFGWLKGRDAKNMWRMLSANNKGVKVTASNIAAKNETGSADWVAEYVFSRTGRKVVNHVHAEFEFKDGKIIKHTDTFNAWKWAGQALGMSGYLLGWSAFMKNKIRQQTKGLLAKYNAKHDG